In Brachyhypopomus gauderio isolate BG-103 chromosome 2, BGAUD_0.2, whole genome shotgun sequence, the DNA window ATTTccgttaataaatatttttaaatgatatgTGCGGcacgcattaacaataggcatcttccttactacacattaataaatcacaccctgcagttgcacaatccaaatgagcggaccTGAACAtgctacaggatagtcagcatctgccaAAATTATAATGGCTACTTAAAAACTTTAGTTTTtgtgtgggagtattttgaaaaagataaagatgaatcaaacaaagtaaagtgcaagttatgtcatcaacgtctttcatttcacacgacaacaaccaacatggcataccatttaaaacgcgtaaggcgaaaaaaaagtTCAGCCGTTCAGGTCAGTCTCGTCTCGTTgtggtgcgtctcggcaagtaggcctataaacattttttgctgttgtttgctttttaaaccccgttacttgaacatttacttataattttttttgctgttgcgTGGCAATTTTTctttttcaggcaggcatattttatttaaaatatttttgacattttgcacagtgcctgtctgacagttcaatATGCACACTGACGGTgacctttttttgttaatgttctctaatgtttcataaaaaaaaaaaaaataagtaaataaataaaagctgaataaagcaaacctaccatgtttattcatttatctgagtgttttaggtttttactttgaagtggaaaaaagtcctgaatgagaacgggatcccgtttaaggtgctgtagatgaaaaaaaataaaataaaatcccaGATTCcactattagtcgactatagGGAAAATCTGAGTAATCAGATTCGACTacgaaaatccttagttgaagacacctctagtTCAAACactgttgtttgtgttttcccCAGAGCTGATTCAAAGCTCTTTCAGCTATGGTTGGTTATGACAGACCTCTGCAATGTATTTATTGTGGAATTCATATCGATGACAAACATGCAAGGCAGCATCTAAGACAGCTGCTAGTCTTCTGTGTACAATGTACGCTGAGGAAAGTGGACTCACCCTTCAGGGGGTTGGCTGAAGTTCTTGTTTGTGTAGATTTCCTCCACACTGAAAACTTTTTTCTTTATCCTAGACACACAAAAAACATTTGTATCTGTATATGTacacccccgcacacacacacactgcgctAATGAAGCAGCAGTCACACACCTGACCGCTTTAGGCAGGCCCATGGGAGTGAGGTTGTACTGGGGCTTGGGTAAAGTCTTCCGGATGCGGATGGAGGACACTTTAGTGTGCTGAACCTTCTTGCTGTCACTCTGGAACTGATGAAAGAAACAGTATACTTTGGGAAGCAATCTTCAAAACAGGCTGTTTTTGAAATTCGATAGATGTCAGGGCAAAATTCACATTCGGTCTCTCTGTAATCATATTCATCAGTATTCATACATGTAGTGACCACTAAGTAATAAGTGGAAAGGAAATCACTTTATTAAGGTGTATTGAACATGTTGGGCCTAGTACACGTTGATCATGGTATGCTTTACATGCTtgtaggctctctctctctctctctctctctctctctctagtaatAAATTGTGTGGCACTCTCTGCGAGTTGAAGGCAGACAGCCCTATAGGTCTCAGGTCTGTAGATAAGGATGAGCCAAGTCAGAATGGTAGTATATCTGGCGTGCCTGGCATCTGGCGGACCGGAGGAACAAGGAGGCCTTGGCCCGATGACCCTGGCAGGGGAggggtgatacctcaccccatcacctcacctcatgtgggccACCGATGAGGCCTAACATGCTTAACTCATGTTACGGAAGTATGATGTAACTCTCTTGCAGACGTTCTCgagtgtgtgtaatggagaTCTCTGGGTTGATCCATCTTTCTGTCTTTACTAAACTTTATACTTTACTTTGATGCCCAACTGCTTTTGACTGTTATAGCTCACAATTAATGttaaaatttccacgacaatgtTAACTGAACTCAAAGTATGGGACTACAAAAAAGACTGGCACCTTAATTTCAAAGAGGGACGAGTCTGTCTCTTCAGATACAACTCTCGACGGAAGCACACATTGGTCTTCATCGTTCCTTCCACGCTGGACACCATCATGATCTACCTCCACTGTATCAGGCTGAAGGACACTGAGATGGCGGAAAATTATGTAAACTACTGATTATGCAGTTTGGCAAcattctctacctctctactcAATGTGCACTTCACTTttgaaaatataataataataataataataataataataataataataataattattattattattattattattattaataataataagccATTCAATTTGTGCATCCATAAGTTTCATAAGTGAGACCTTCCTATAAACTCTTGCCCTGCCTCAGTAAAAAGTCTAGCCCCGCCTTCTATAGTCTTCTTATCTTATCTAAGTTTCTAAATGATTACAATATCTGAACATACAATTTGACAGTCATTTGCGAGAAGAATATAGAAACATAACAGATCACCTGCAGGGAGATGAGACTGTAGCTGAAGCCCACCCAGGAGAGGAAGGACCACAGACAGAGGGATCAGCGAAGACCGTGAGCTTAGTAGAGGCAAGAGAAGACTTCAGAGGAGAGGCTGACGGGGGCATAACAAAAGCGGGTGGAGGACAGGACTCCGCACCAGAGCCGCAGGATTCGTTCGGCTGTCGACTTGATCTCCTGGAGAGGAATGCTAGGGGACTTGACAAAAAACAGGCAGCAAGggctgagggggaggagcaggggtACAGACGGCCAGAGGCTCCTCCCCAGCACACTGGGCGCACTTCCTTGCGGAGGCACAAGGGGGCAATCTCCCTTTCTATTTCCACAGTACAGACCGTGTGTCGGCGAGCACGCTTGTATGGACAATGAGCTAGGGCGTGGGGTGGGGCAGGAGAGGATCTCCTGTGTGGTGAAGGGAGAAATTTGGCATGGGATGGGGTAAAATGGGTGTCATCATTGTCCTGCATGATCGGGATGTCAGGGCATGAAAGACTGCGCAGGAGTCGAGTGGAACCGCTACCTGACGACGTGCCCTCCTTCACTGGCCGCTCTGGGAGACCTCTTCTCCTAGGCtccttctccatcacctcctccaccctctctgaaATCTCACTTTTGCAGAACGGTCCATTAAGCTCATCCCGCACAATCTTCTTAGGTCTTCCGAAATCTCTCACACATTCTGGAACCACAGGAGTGTCTTCGAAGAGCTCGGGCTCGGAGGACACGTCAGGGCCGTGGTCCATGTGAGCAGCCACTCCCCTCTTACTCCTCCTGCACTTCAGCAGGTTCCCAGAAGCAGCGCCTGCCAGCAGCAGAGCCCCAGTTCCATGTGCGGCTGGACCAACCTGCAGGGTCAGAGACATAGACACTCTCTGCTCTTCAAACACACCCGCGGCTTTTTTAACTGCTCCAGTACCTGCCTGCTTTTTAGCAGCTGGCCCCAAAAGAGCAGATCCTAACGCTGTGTTGGGGGTCTCCAGTTTATGCTTAGCTTGGCGAATTTGTCCCCTGCGAACATGTTCCGTCTGTGCCAGATCCGAAGCTCCGGGAAGCCCTGATCCAGTCGTCTGCTCTCTGGCCAAAGGCCCTGTCGACACTACAGGTTCAGCTCCGCGGCTGTCCCCACCCTGGTTCTGATCCCTCCTCTCCGTACGAGAGAGGGCTCCGTTGTTCTTACGCCGCCTCGTCTCACGGGTAGTGACCCAGTTTCCCGAAGCCCCTTCAGCACCGGGCACTTGTTGTAGCAACACGTATGCCCGTGGAAAGTCTCTTACATGGCTGCCgccacctccacccaacacGTTTGCACTGCTGCTGCTC includes these proteins:
- the prr14 gene encoding uncharacterized protein prr14 isoform X3; this translates as MPTSPQGCAAPMEEDGPTSPRALCVHCHGESAPQTSSPVFYCCEDARWSYACQKRGLTGESSGCSRVKTAKRLRTSPDPGQQSDARNIEDEADIQDQQQEGKTERLDLEKEFSEDLPPAKQWVIGPLFQSFRSKMASFTEIVMSPARIFKSNSSPPPSAPSSHHEQLTGSNLGQSSTTKEEQMDIGSDHKDEVQAKNTAQKQHRVVQRLVFDSDSSNVNITKDTDKISPKRSESERDTSGSSGMESQLSLVDQGGDVRSDVPSLETSRPDSYCSHSFTLDADEQGMVDSVVATLGMSTRTSPRKGLKKTLECVAIQDSKGFSQEKAATCSNTLWTRKSVEDVVNPVEYACRDEGRIPETTASYDSSEREEMGQASRSRTRRKRDMSVKCRASAAFGIMNDASDFSSSSAVAKGAMETSDLQSSSSANVLGGGGGSHVRDFPRAYVLLQQVPGAEGASGNWVTTRETRRRKNNGALSRTERRDQNQGGDSRGAEPVVSTGPLAREQTTGSGLPGASDLAQTEHVRRGQIRQAKHKLETPNTALGSALLGPAAKKQAGTGAVKKAAGVFEEQRVSMSLTLQVGPAAHGTGALLLAGAASGNLLKCRRSKRGVAAHMDHGPDVSSEPELFEDTPVVPECVRDFGRPKKIVRDELNGPFCKSEISERVEEVMEKEPRRRGLPERPVKEGTSSGSGSTRLLRSLSCPDIPIMQDNDDTHFTPSHAKFLPSPHRRSSPAPPHALAHCPYKRARRHTVCTVEIEREIAPLCLRKEVRPVCWGGASGRLYPCSSPSALAACFLSSPLAFLSRRSSRQPNESCGSGAESCPPPAFVMPPSASPLKSSLASTKLTVFADPSVCGPSSPGWASATVSSPCSVLQPDTVEVDHDGVQRGRNDEDQCVLPSRVVSEETDSSLFEIKFQSDSKKVQHTKVSSIRIRKTLPKPQYNLTPMGLPKAVRIKKKVFSVEEIYTNKNFSQPPEGRLETIFEVPLSRRDGSQSLFGQKRVKRFVEFLEPGVARKPRKPLIGAAGVGGAQRKVVGNSGTGRTRRGVWASSREGTLNIQDTESLLCSKLNELDSWMVLEQMAY